The following proteins come from a genomic window of Hydractinia symbiolongicarpus strain clone_291-10 chromosome 2, HSymV2.1, whole genome shotgun sequence:
- the LOC130629797 gene encoding uncharacterized protein LOC130629797 isoform X12 translates to MNSSNSIALTLHEFEALCHKFVPLVHKIFTGKDPSCHRHQMYNMGGKKKAQLRNFNASNVFTDEQHEIVASILVKKYCSEHSKYFDYVFKVMIPELEKRIVMEVFKVFPEQAKDILNHGKEMLEYMLNDKICQCKIIFLNDEDKELMWIKEYIPSEPVQQSFDVANKDVSETSQLTSNYSEPVKQSIDVANENVSETSQLTSEPVQQSFDVANKDVSETSQLTSEPFQQSIDVANKDVSETSQLTSEPVQQSIDVANKDVSKTSQLTSAQVALLNAINNHNIGAAKKALKTWEQEDIEKHVAAAPSARRKVVCPVCSREVVNLKVHLMSRKHLWTKEKAESARINFKLNLERKPLESSIRKSKQRFHVRQICPLSHCMKEVKRLGNHLRQFHKITPSKVVQHVKNAQKVLSSEDESSASERATSDEEEYTSKVKKLYSKDLFHRGVGMHEECDSDDSDWLLSTFGDIHGSRILTSNKNENAKCSDNVDFENHGNLSTDNDSDNSSKSNSALDAECTELSDYEDTEDKFYVTSQADDIVLESFKSWLISADGGYRPERTSKQHKNVILAILNHRSNIEPLKFSNLVEKEFLESWIQICDKSKQPGTIKTYLCSVLCFYDYCEVTGCGLLPSELIGRMRTVIRKWGHNLIKKIQVRSYEKQLNDLNRLPTPEELRKYDCSKVVQYSKALLKNATCKDSWTRKEFCAIRDYLISTLIMDNASRSGAIANMLLEEVGNTNNSDGGCTIAVKKHKTGYKGPAFITMTIETFKNLTNYIRYVRNSLQGINSGGKEPVFVSWAGNKMASSMVTGQLSSFWAQALGRDCGDLTTTLVRKYATTTIHKNQPELKQATANLLCHAERTASMSYNLIDKQRRAFQTSQQVREAMRTDFDTNEINLDLQVNDLKEIFSSEINDGFVSTEIIRDRISSDARLSDLNGNEKKEKALLDSVRYIIKKEGTHTKSADERVTEKVPDTPSAKCISMSRQRKKYTDSDNTIIWKCLGDQIRDTNNAISRAECTEIIKNTPMMAQLVSKFGMHSLIIKIRTERAKFLNET, encoded by the exons ATGAATAGCAGTAATAGTAT tGCACTAACACTTCACGAATTTGAAGCTTTATGTCACAAATTTGTTCCTTTGGtgcataaaatttttactgGGAAG GATCCATCTTGTCATAGACATCAAATGTACAACATGGGCGGGAAAAAAAAGG CACAACTTCGAAACTTTAATGCATCCAATGTGTTTACTGATGAGCAACATGAAATAGTAGCAAGCATCCTTGTCAAGAAGTACTGCAGTGAGCATTCAAAA TACTTTGATTATGTATTTAAAGTTATGATCCCAGAACTTGAGAAAAGAATAGTAATggaagtttttaaagtttttcctgAGCAG GCTAAAGACATTTTGAATCATGGCAAAGAGATGCTAGAATATATGTTGAATGAT AAAATATGTCAGTGTAAAATCATATTTCTCAATGACGAAGATAAAGAGCTGATGTGGATAAAGGAGTACATTCCAAG TGAACCAGTACAGCAATCGTTTGACGTAGCAAATAAAGATGTGTCGGAAACTTCACAGTTAACAAG TAATTATAGTGAACCAGTTAAGCAATCAATTGACGTAGCAAATGAAAATGTGTCGGAAACTTCACAGTTAACAAG TGAACCAGTACAGCAATCGTTTGACGTAGCAAATAAAGATGTGTCGGAAACTTCACAGTTAACAAG TGAGCCATTTCAGCAATCTATTGACGTAGCAAATAAAGATGTGTCTGAAACGTCACAGTTAACAAG TGAGCCAGTTCAGCAATCTATTGACGTAGCAAATAAAGATGTGTCGAAAACTTCACAGTTAACAAG TGCACAAGTAGCATTGCTTAACGCAATTAACAATCACAACATTGGAGCAGCgaaaaaa GCTTTGAAGACTTGGGAACAAGAAGATATAGAAAAACATGTTGCTGCAGCTCCTTCTGCACGTAGAAAAGTTGTCTGTCCTGTCTGCAGTCG tGAGGTTGTGAACTTAAAAGTTCATTTGATGTCTCGAAAACATTTATGGACAAAAGAGAAAGCTGAGAGTGCCCGCATTAACTTCAAATTAAATCTGGAGAGGAAACCGCTTGAGTCTTCTATTCGAAAATCTAAACAACGTTTTCATGTTCGCCAAATATGCCCGCTTTCTCATTGCATGAAAGAAGTGAAAAGACTAGGAAACCATTTGCGGCAATTTCACAaaataactccttccaaagttGTACAACACGTGAAAAATGCTCAAAAAGTGTTGTCAAGTGAAGACGAATCTTCGGCGTCTGAAAGGGCAACTTCTGACGAGGAAGAATATACTTCAAAGGTGAAAAAACTTTATAGTAAAGACTTGTTCCATCGTGGAGTAGGCATGCACGAAGAATGCGACTCAGATGATTCTGATTGGCTTTTATCTACGTTTGGGGATATTCACGGCTCACGAATATTGACcagcaacaaaaatgaaaacgccAAATGTTCTGACAACGTAGATTTTGAAAACCACGGGAATTTATCCACAGACAATGACTCTGACAACTCCTCCAAGTCAAACTCTGCCTTAGATGCTGAATGTACGGAGCTATCGGATTATGAAGACACGGAGGACAAATTCTATGTCACTTCACAAGCAGATGACATTGTGCTTGAAAGTTTTAAGTCTTGGTTGATTAGTGCTGATGGTGGTTACAGACCTGAAAGGACAAGTAAGCAACACAAAAATGTTATTCTCGCTATTCTTAATCACCGAAGTAATATTGAACCACTGAAATTTTCAAATCTAGTAGAAAAGGAATTCCTTGAAAGCTGGATCCAGATTTGTGATAAATCGAAACAACCTGGGACAATAAAAACATACCTTTGCtctgttttatgtttttacgATTATTGTGAAGTGACAGGTTGTGGCTTATTACCATCTGAACTTATAGGTAGAATGAGAACAGTAATAAGGAAGTGGGGTCACAATCTAATAAAAAAGATCCAAGTAAGATCGTACGAAAAACAGCTAAATGACTTGAATCGTTTGCCTACGCCTGAAGAACTGCGAAAGTATGATTGCTCAAAAGTGGTTCAGTATTCCAAAGCATTATTAAAAAATGCTACATGCAAAGACTCCTGGACAAGGAAAGAATTTTGTGCAATTCGAGACTACCTGATATCTACTTTAATTATGGACAATGCTAGCAGATCAGGTGCAATTGCCAACATGTTGTTAGAAGAAGTAGGAAATACCAATAACTCGGACGGGGGATGCACAATTGCAGTGAAGAAACACAAAACAGGCTACAAAGGACCTGCTTTCATTACAATGACTATTGAAACTTTTAAGAACTTAACAAATTACATCCGTTATGTCAGGAATTCTTTACAAGGAATCAATTCTGGCGGTAAAGAACCTGTATTTGTTAGCTGGGCTGGAAACAAAATGGCTTCTTCCATGGTCACTGGGCAACTCTCAAGCTTTTGGGCTCAAGCTCTTGGCCGTGATTGTGGCGATTTGACCACAACCTTAGTTCGAAAATATGCTACCACAACGATTCATAAAAATCAACCGGAATTAAAGCAAGCCACTGCTAATCTTTTATGTCATGCTGAACGAACGGCATCAATGTCATATAACTTAATTGATAAACAGAGAAGAGCCTTTCAGACAAGTCAGCAAGTTAGGGAGGCTATGAGGACAGATTTCGATACGAATGAAATAAATTTGGACTTACAAGTCAACGAccttaaagaaatattttcttctGAAATCAACGATGGTTTTGTGTCGACCGAGATTATACGGGATAGAATTTCCTCAGACGCAAGGTTAAGCGATTTAAATGGGAACGAGAAGAAGGAAAAGGCACTGCTAGATTCTGTGcggtatattataaaaaaagaaggaaCTCATACCAAATCTGCTGATGAAAGGGTTACCGAGAAGGTACCTGATACTCCTTCGGCGAAATGTATTAGCATGTCCAGACAACGTAAAAAGTATACCGATTCTGATAACACGATAATTTGGAAATGTTTAGGTGATCAGATCAGAGATACGAATAATGCGATATCTCGAGCAGAATGCActgaaattatcaaaaataCTCCTATGATGGCACAATTGGTGTCAAAATTTGGCATGCACTCACTTATTATTAAAATAAGAACTGAAAgagctaagtttttaaatgaaacctaG
- the LOC130629797 gene encoding uncharacterized protein LOC130629797 isoform X15, producing MNSSNSIALTLHEFEALCHKFVPLVHKIFTGKDPSCHRHQMYNMGGKKKAQLRNFNASNVFTDEQHEIVASILVKKYCSEHSKYFDYVFKVMIPELEKRIVMEVFKVFPEQAKDILNHGKEMLEYMLNDKICQCKIIFLNDEDKELMWIKEYIPSEPVQQSFDVANKDVSETSQLTSNYSEPVKQSIDVANENVSETSQLTSEPVQQSFDVANKDVSETSQLTSAQVALLNAINNHNIGAAKKALKTWEQEDIEKHVAAAPSARRKVVCPVCSREVVNLKVHLMSRKHLWTKEKAESARINFKLNLERKPLESSIRKSKQRFHVRQICPLSHCMKEVKRLGNHLRQFHKITPSKVVQHVKNAQKVLSSEDESSASERATSDEEEYTSKVKKLYSKDLFHRGVGMHEECDSDDSDWLLSTFGDIHGSRILTSNKNENAKCSDNVDFENHGNLSTDNDSDNSSKSNSALDAECTELSDYEDTEDKFYVTSQADDIVLESFKSWLISADGGYRPERTSKQHKNVILAILNHRSNIEPLKFSNLVEKEFLESWIQICDKSKQPGTIKTYLCSVLCFYDYCEVTGCGLLPSELIGRMRTVIRKWGHNLIKKIQVRSYEKQLNDLNRLPTPEELRKYDCSKVVQYSKALLKNATCKDSWTRKEFCAIRDYLISTLIMDNASRSGAIANMLLEEVGNTNNSDGGCTIAVKKHKTGYKGPAFITMTIETFKNLTNYIRYVRNSLQGINSGGKEPVFVSWAGNKMASSMVTGQLSSFWAQALGRDCGDLTTTLVRKYATTTIHKNQPELKQATANLLCHAERTASMSYNLIDKQRRAFQTSQQVREAMRTDFDTNEINLDLQVNDLKEIFSSEINDGFVSTEIIRDRISSDARLSDLNGNEKKEKALLDSVRYIIKKEGTHTKSADERVTEKVPDTPSAKCISMSRQRKKYTDSDNTIIWKCLGDQIRDTNNAISRAECTEIIKNTPMMAQLVSKFGMHSLIIKIRTERAKFLNET from the exons ATGAATAGCAGTAATAGTAT tGCACTAACACTTCACGAATTTGAAGCTTTATGTCACAAATTTGTTCCTTTGGtgcataaaatttttactgGGAAG GATCCATCTTGTCATAGACATCAAATGTACAACATGGGCGGGAAAAAAAAGG CACAACTTCGAAACTTTAATGCATCCAATGTGTTTACTGATGAGCAACATGAAATAGTAGCAAGCATCCTTGTCAAGAAGTACTGCAGTGAGCATTCAAAA TACTTTGATTATGTATTTAAAGTTATGATCCCAGAACTTGAGAAAAGAATAGTAATggaagtttttaaagtttttcctgAGCAG GCTAAAGACATTTTGAATCATGGCAAAGAGATGCTAGAATATATGTTGAATGAT AAAATATGTCAGTGTAAAATCATATTTCTCAATGACGAAGATAAAGAGCTGATGTGGATAAAGGAGTACATTCCAAG TGAACCAGTACAGCAATCGTTTGACGTAGCAAATAAAGATGTGTCGGAAACTTCACAGTTAACAAG TAATTATAGTGAACCAGTTAAGCAATCAATTGACGTAGCAAATGAAAATGTGTCGGAAACTTCACAGTTAACAAG TGAACCAGTACAGCAATCGTTTGACGTAGCAAATAAAGATGTGTCGGAAACTTCACAGTTAACAAG TGCACAAGTAGCATTGCTTAACGCAATTAACAATCACAACATTGGAGCAGCgaaaaaa GCTTTGAAGACTTGGGAACAAGAAGATATAGAAAAACATGTTGCTGCAGCTCCTTCTGCACGTAGAAAAGTTGTCTGTCCTGTCTGCAGTCG tGAGGTTGTGAACTTAAAAGTTCATTTGATGTCTCGAAAACATTTATGGACAAAAGAGAAAGCTGAGAGTGCCCGCATTAACTTCAAATTAAATCTGGAGAGGAAACCGCTTGAGTCTTCTATTCGAAAATCTAAACAACGTTTTCATGTTCGCCAAATATGCCCGCTTTCTCATTGCATGAAAGAAGTGAAAAGACTAGGAAACCATTTGCGGCAATTTCACAaaataactccttccaaagttGTACAACACGTGAAAAATGCTCAAAAAGTGTTGTCAAGTGAAGACGAATCTTCGGCGTCTGAAAGGGCAACTTCTGACGAGGAAGAATATACTTCAAAGGTGAAAAAACTTTATAGTAAAGACTTGTTCCATCGTGGAGTAGGCATGCACGAAGAATGCGACTCAGATGATTCTGATTGGCTTTTATCTACGTTTGGGGATATTCACGGCTCACGAATATTGACcagcaacaaaaatgaaaacgccAAATGTTCTGACAACGTAGATTTTGAAAACCACGGGAATTTATCCACAGACAATGACTCTGACAACTCCTCCAAGTCAAACTCTGCCTTAGATGCTGAATGTACGGAGCTATCGGATTATGAAGACACGGAGGACAAATTCTATGTCACTTCACAAGCAGATGACATTGTGCTTGAAAGTTTTAAGTCTTGGTTGATTAGTGCTGATGGTGGTTACAGACCTGAAAGGACAAGTAAGCAACACAAAAATGTTATTCTCGCTATTCTTAATCACCGAAGTAATATTGAACCACTGAAATTTTCAAATCTAGTAGAAAAGGAATTCCTTGAAAGCTGGATCCAGATTTGTGATAAATCGAAACAACCTGGGACAATAAAAACATACCTTTGCtctgttttatgtttttacgATTATTGTGAAGTGACAGGTTGTGGCTTATTACCATCTGAACTTATAGGTAGAATGAGAACAGTAATAAGGAAGTGGGGTCACAATCTAATAAAAAAGATCCAAGTAAGATCGTACGAAAAACAGCTAAATGACTTGAATCGTTTGCCTACGCCTGAAGAACTGCGAAAGTATGATTGCTCAAAAGTGGTTCAGTATTCCAAAGCATTATTAAAAAATGCTACATGCAAAGACTCCTGGACAAGGAAAGAATTTTGTGCAATTCGAGACTACCTGATATCTACTTTAATTATGGACAATGCTAGCAGATCAGGTGCAATTGCCAACATGTTGTTAGAAGAAGTAGGAAATACCAATAACTCGGACGGGGGATGCACAATTGCAGTGAAGAAACACAAAACAGGCTACAAAGGACCTGCTTTCATTACAATGACTATTGAAACTTTTAAGAACTTAACAAATTACATCCGTTATGTCAGGAATTCTTTACAAGGAATCAATTCTGGCGGTAAAGAACCTGTATTTGTTAGCTGGGCTGGAAACAAAATGGCTTCTTCCATGGTCACTGGGCAACTCTCAAGCTTTTGGGCTCAAGCTCTTGGCCGTGATTGTGGCGATTTGACCACAACCTTAGTTCGAAAATATGCTACCACAACGATTCATAAAAATCAACCGGAATTAAAGCAAGCCACTGCTAATCTTTTATGTCATGCTGAACGAACGGCATCAATGTCATATAACTTAATTGATAAACAGAGAAGAGCCTTTCAGACAAGTCAGCAAGTTAGGGAGGCTATGAGGACAGATTTCGATACGAATGAAATAAATTTGGACTTACAAGTCAACGAccttaaagaaatattttcttctGAAATCAACGATGGTTTTGTGTCGACCGAGATTATACGGGATAGAATTTCCTCAGACGCAAGGTTAAGCGATTTAAATGGGAACGAGAAGAAGGAAAAGGCACTGCTAGATTCTGTGcggtatattataaaaaaagaaggaaCTCATACCAAATCTGCTGATGAAAGGGTTACCGAGAAGGTACCTGATACTCCTTCGGCGAAATGTATTAGCATGTCCAGACAACGTAAAAAGTATACCGATTCTGATAACACGATAATTTGGAAATGTTTAGGTGATCAGATCAGAGATACGAATAATGCGATATCTCGAGCAGAATGCActgaaattatcaaaaataCTCCTATGATGGCACAATTGGTGTCAAAATTTGGCATGCACTCACTTATTATTAAAATAAGAACTGAAAgagctaagtttttaaatgaaacctaG
- the LOC130629797 gene encoding uncharacterized protein LOC130629797 isoform X2 — protein MNSSNSIALTLHEFEALCHKFVPLVHKIFTGKDPSCHRHQMYNMGGKKKAQLRNFNASNVFTDEQHEIVASILVKKYCSEHSKYFDYVFKVMIPELEKRIVMEVFKVFPEQAKDILNHGKEMLEYMLNDKICQCKIIFLNDEDKELMWIKEYIPSEPVQQSFDVANKDVSETSQLTSEPVKQSIDVANENVSETSQLTSEPVQQSFDVANKDVSETSQLTSEPVQQSIDVANKDVSETSQLTSEPVKQSIDVANKDVSETSQLTSEPVQQSIDVANKDVSETSQLTSEPVQQSIDVANKDVSETSQLTSEPFQQSIDVANKDVSETSQLTSEPVQQSIDVANKDVSKTSQLTSAQVALLNAINNHNIGAAKKALKTWEQEDIEKHVAAAPSARRKVVCPVCSREVVNLKVHLMSRKHLWTKEKAESARINFKLNLERKPLESSIRKSKQRFHVRQICPLSHCMKEVKRLGNHLRQFHKITPSKVVQHVKNAQKVLSSEDESSASERATSDEEEYTSKVKKLYSKDLFHRGVGMHEECDSDDSDWLLSTFGDIHGSRILTSNKNENAKCSDNVDFENHGNLSTDNDSDNSSKSNSALDAECTELSDYEDTEDKFYVTSQADDIVLESFKSWLISADGGYRPERTSKQHKNVILAILNHRSNIEPLKFSNLVEKEFLESWIQICDKSKQPGTIKTYLCSVLCFYDYCEVTGCGLLPSELIGRMRTVIRKWGHNLIKKIQVRSYEKQLNDLNRLPTPEELRKYDCSKVVQYSKALLKNATCKDSWTRKEFCAIRDYLISTLIMDNASRSGAIANMLLEEVGNTNNSDGGCTIAVKKHKTGYKGPAFITMTIETFKNLTNYIRYVRNSLQGINSGGKEPVFVSWAGNKMASSMVTGQLSSFWAQALGRDCGDLTTTLVRKYATTTIHKNQPELKQATANLLCHAERTASMSYNLIDKQRRAFQTSQQVREAMRTDFDTNEINLDLQVNDLKEIFSSEINDGFVSTEIIRDRISSDARLSDLNGNEKKEKALLDSVRYIIKKEGTHTKSADERVTEKVPDTPSAKCISMSRQRKKYTDSDNTIIWKCLGDQIRDTNNAISRAECTEIIKNTPMMAQLVSKFGMHSLIIKIRTERAKFLNET, from the exons ATGAATAGCAGTAATAGTAT tGCACTAACACTTCACGAATTTGAAGCTTTATGTCACAAATTTGTTCCTTTGGtgcataaaatttttactgGGAAG GATCCATCTTGTCATAGACATCAAATGTACAACATGGGCGGGAAAAAAAAGG CACAACTTCGAAACTTTAATGCATCCAATGTGTTTACTGATGAGCAACATGAAATAGTAGCAAGCATCCTTGTCAAGAAGTACTGCAGTGAGCATTCAAAA TACTTTGATTATGTATTTAAAGTTATGATCCCAGAACTTGAGAAAAGAATAGTAATggaagtttttaaagtttttcctgAGCAG GCTAAAGACATTTTGAATCATGGCAAAGAGATGCTAGAATATATGTTGAATGAT AAAATATGTCAGTGTAAAATCATATTTCTCAATGACGAAGATAAAGAGCTGATGTGGATAAAGGAGTACATTCCAAG TGAACCAGTACAGCAATCGTTTGACGTAGCAAATAAAGATGTGTCGGAAACTTCACAGTTAACAAG TGAACCAGTTAAGCAATCAATTGACGTAGCAAATGAAAATGTGTCGGAAACTTCACAGTTAACAAG TGAACCAGTACAGCAATCGTTTGACGTAGCAAATAAAGATGTGTCGGAAACTTCACAGTTAACAAG TGAGCCAGTTCAGCAATCTATTGACGTAGCAAATAAAGATGTGTCTGAAACGTCACAGTTAACAAG TGAGCCAGTTAAGCAATCTATTGACGTAGCAAATAAAGATGTGTCTGAAACGTCACAGTTAACAAG TGAGCCAGTTCAGCAATCTATTGACGTAGCAAATAAAGATGTGTCTGAAACGTCACAGTTAACAAG TGAGCCAGTTCAGCAATCTATTGACGTAGCAAATAAAGATGTGTCTGAAACGTCACAGTTAACAAG TGAGCCATTTCAGCAATCTATTGACGTAGCAAATAAAGATGTGTCTGAAACGTCACAGTTAACAAG TGAGCCAGTTCAGCAATCTATTGACGTAGCAAATAAAGATGTGTCGAAAACTTCACAGTTAACAAG TGCACAAGTAGCATTGCTTAACGCAATTAACAATCACAACATTGGAGCAGCgaaaaaa GCTTTGAAGACTTGGGAACAAGAAGATATAGAAAAACATGTTGCTGCAGCTCCTTCTGCACGTAGAAAAGTTGTCTGTCCTGTCTGCAGTCG tGAGGTTGTGAACTTAAAAGTTCATTTGATGTCTCGAAAACATTTATGGACAAAAGAGAAAGCTGAGAGTGCCCGCATTAACTTCAAATTAAATCTGGAGAGGAAACCGCTTGAGTCTTCTATTCGAAAATCTAAACAACGTTTTCATGTTCGCCAAATATGCCCGCTTTCTCATTGCATGAAAGAAGTGAAAAGACTAGGAAACCATTTGCGGCAATTTCACAaaataactccttccaaagttGTACAACACGTGAAAAATGCTCAAAAAGTGTTGTCAAGTGAAGACGAATCTTCGGCGTCTGAAAGGGCAACTTCTGACGAGGAAGAATATACTTCAAAGGTGAAAAAACTTTATAGTAAAGACTTGTTCCATCGTGGAGTAGGCATGCACGAAGAATGCGACTCAGATGATTCTGATTGGCTTTTATCTACGTTTGGGGATATTCACGGCTCACGAATATTGACcagcaacaaaaatgaaaacgccAAATGTTCTGACAACGTAGATTTTGAAAACCACGGGAATTTATCCACAGACAATGACTCTGACAACTCCTCCAAGTCAAACTCTGCCTTAGATGCTGAATGTACGGAGCTATCGGATTATGAAGACACGGAGGACAAATTCTATGTCACTTCACAAGCAGATGACATTGTGCTTGAAAGTTTTAAGTCTTGGTTGATTAGTGCTGATGGTGGTTACAGACCTGAAAGGACAAGTAAGCAACACAAAAATGTTATTCTCGCTATTCTTAATCACCGAAGTAATATTGAACCACTGAAATTTTCAAATCTAGTAGAAAAGGAATTCCTTGAAAGCTGGATCCAGATTTGTGATAAATCGAAACAACCTGGGACAATAAAAACATACCTTTGCtctgttttatgtttttacgATTATTGTGAAGTGACAGGTTGTGGCTTATTACCATCTGAACTTATAGGTAGAATGAGAACAGTAATAAGGAAGTGGGGTCACAATCTAATAAAAAAGATCCAAGTAAGATCGTACGAAAAACAGCTAAATGACTTGAATCGTTTGCCTACGCCTGAAGAACTGCGAAAGTATGATTGCTCAAAAGTGGTTCAGTATTCCAAAGCATTATTAAAAAATGCTACATGCAAAGACTCCTGGACAAGGAAAGAATTTTGTGCAATTCGAGACTACCTGATATCTACTTTAATTATGGACAATGCTAGCAGATCAGGTGCAATTGCCAACATGTTGTTAGAAGAAGTAGGAAATACCAATAACTCGGACGGGGGATGCACAATTGCAGTGAAGAAACACAAAACAGGCTACAAAGGACCTGCTTTCATTACAATGACTATTGAAACTTTTAAGAACTTAACAAATTACATCCGTTATGTCAGGAATTCTTTACAAGGAATCAATTCTGGCGGTAAAGAACCTGTATTTGTTAGCTGGGCTGGAAACAAAATGGCTTCTTCCATGGTCACTGGGCAACTCTCAAGCTTTTGGGCTCAAGCTCTTGGCCGTGATTGTGGCGATTTGACCACAACCTTAGTTCGAAAATATGCTACCACAACGATTCATAAAAATCAACCGGAATTAAAGCAAGCCACTGCTAATCTTTTATGTCATGCTGAACGAACGGCATCAATGTCATATAACTTAATTGATAAACAGAGAAGAGCCTTTCAGACAAGTCAGCAAGTTAGGGAGGCTATGAGGACAGATTTCGATACGAATGAAATAAATTTGGACTTACAAGTCAACGAccttaaagaaatattttcttctGAAATCAACGATGGTTTTGTGTCGACCGAGATTATACGGGATAGAATTTCCTCAGACGCAAGGTTAAGCGATTTAAATGGGAACGAGAAGAAGGAAAAGGCACTGCTAGATTCTGTGcggtatattataaaaaaagaaggaaCTCATACCAAATCTGCTGATGAAAGGGTTACCGAGAAGGTACCTGATACTCCTTCGGCGAAATGTATTAGCATGTCCAGACAACGTAAAAAGTATACCGATTCTGATAACACGATAATTTGGAAATGTTTAGGTGATCAGATCAGAGATACGAATAATGCGATATCTCGAGCAGAATGCActgaaattatcaaaaataCTCCTATGATGGCACAATTGGTGTCAAAATTTGGCATGCACTCACTTATTATTAAAATAAGAACTGAAAgagctaagtttttaaatgaaacctaG